The Bacillus carboniphilus genome contains a region encoding:
- the smpB gene encoding SsrA-binding protein SmpB, with protein sequence MPKGSGKVIAQNKKANHDYFIEETFEAGIVLQGTEIKSLRAGRANLKDSFARVQNGEVFLHNMHISPYEQGNRYNHDPVRTRKLLLHKKEINKLIGETKESGYSLVPIKIYLKNGFAKILLGLGKGKKKYDKRQDLKRKDADRSIQRALADRQKGV encoded by the coding sequence ATGCCAAAAGGTTCTGGAAAGGTCATTGCACAAAACAAAAAAGCAAATCATGATTATTTTATAGAAGAAACGTTTGAAGCAGGGATCGTCTTGCAAGGAACTGAAATAAAATCTCTACGCGCAGGTAGAGCGAATTTAAAGGATTCATTTGCAAGGGTTCAAAATGGAGAAGTATTTTTACACAATATGCATATTAGCCCGTATGAGCAAGGAAACCGTTATAATCATGACCCTGTCAGAACAAGAAAGTTACTTCTTCATAAGAAGGAAATTAATAAGCTTATTGGCGAAACAAAAGAGAGCGGATATTCTTTAGTTCCAATTAAAATTTATTTAAAAAATGGATTTGCAAAGATACTACTTGGTCTTGGTAAAGGGAAAAAGAAATATGATAAACGCCAAGATTTGAAGCGTAAAGACGCAGATCGCTCGATTCAACGCGCGTTAGCGGATCGTCAAAAAGGTGTTTGA
- a CDS encoding TetR/AcrR family transcriptional regulator, whose protein sequence is MSEKYKEILEHSYQLFAENGFDQTSMSLIAKQTGITKPAIYYYFNSKEKLIQTLFGHIIDEIKFNNFFNPLEYTKDNFISKLTEDGIKMMDKQLQDPYYNKIMNEYYVLSSRDAHYAKALNTVLHEFLEGFLNLLKLAQKYGLLSEKDIQTKAEFLTIIVDGLDKYSNEEYDLDPVAIWAFSVKSIFY, encoded by the coding sequence ATGTCAGAAAAATACAAAGAAATTTTAGAACATTCATATCAATTATTCGCAGAAAATGGATTTGATCAAACAAGTATGTCTCTTATTGCAAAGCAAACGGGAATTACTAAACCAGCCATTTACTATTATTTCAACTCAAAAGAGAAGCTCATTCAAACATTATTTGGTCATATTATTGATGAAATTAAGTTCAACAATTTCTTTAATCCTCTAGAGTATACAAAAGATAACTTTATTTCAAAACTCACAGAAGATGGTATAAAGATGATGGATAAGCAACTTCAGGACCCTTATTACAACAAGATCATGAATGAATATTATGTTTTGAGCAGTCGAGATGCTCATTACGCAAAAGCTTTAAATACAGTCCTTCATGAATTTTTAGAAGGGTTCTTAAATTTATTAAAACTGGCTCAAAAGTATGGATTACTTTCAGAAAAAGATATTCAAACAAAAGCAGAATTTTTAACCATTATTGTGGATGGATTAGATAAATACTCGAATGAAGAATATGATCTCGATCCTGTTGCCATTTGGGCTTTTTCAGTTAAAAGTATATTTTATTGA
- a CDS encoding class I SAM-dependent methyltransferase: MEFRGASVYEQEQFLENYKKRRARKDSPNNAIEGPIMYELLGDFQNKRVLDLGCGDASFGKELLNQGAAHYTGIEGSKQVAASANHTLANHNGIIIHDTMESYGFPVNKFDMVTSRFAIHYVSNIDLLFQNVYKTLKDQGKFVFSVQHPLTTSSFISKQTGDKRGNWIVDDYFLEGERKEPWIEQVVIKYHRTIEHYFRILTKSGFSIVDLREGSPKREHFSDEEEFTRRKRIPVVLAFSCVK, from the coding sequence ATGGAATTCAGGGGAGCAAGCGTTTATGAACAAGAGCAATTCTTAGAAAATTATAAAAAAAGAAGAGCTAGAAAAGATAGTCCCAACAATGCGATTGAGGGTCCTATCATGTATGAACTCCTAGGTGATTTTCAAAACAAACGTGTTTTAGACTTAGGTTGCGGGGATGCATCATTTGGAAAAGAACTACTAAATCAAGGTGCAGCGCACTACACTGGAATCGAGGGTTCTAAACAAGTGGCAGCATCTGCAAACCATACCTTGGCTAATCACAACGGGATAATCATCCATGACACTATGGAATCTTACGGTTTCCCAGTTAACAAATTTGACATGGTGACGTCTCGTTTTGCCATTCACTACGTCTCAAATATTGACTTATTATTTCAAAATGTCTATAAAACATTAAAGGATCAGGGCAAATTTGTGTTTAGCGTTCAGCATCCTCTAACAACCTCATCTTTTATAAGCAAGCAGACTGGCGATAAACGAGGAAATTGGATTGTTGATGACTATTTTCTCGAAGGAGAAAGAAAAGAGCCGTGGATTGAACAAGTCGTTATAAAATACCACCGAACGATTGAGCACTACTTTAGGATCCTCACTAAGTCTGGATTCTCGATCGTTGATTTACGCGAAGGATCCCCAAAGCGAGAGCATTTTTCCGATGAGGAAGAGTTTACAAGAAGAAAAAGAATCCCGGTTGTCCTTGCGTTTTCTTGTGTGAAGTAA
- a CDS encoding DeoR/GlpR family DNA-binding transcription regulator produces MLTPERHKLILEMLKEKSVVKIQELVDLTDTSESTIRRDLTLLEQDKFLKRIHGGAARLQGKLQEPSMNEKSTKNLHKKQEIARYAAELVEEGDCVYLDAGSTVMEMIPSLPLEIVVVTNGLMHMNSLLEKGIETYLVGGYVKQKTKAIIGRGALASLKQYRFDKCFMGVNGIHHQFGYTTPDQEEAMIKQLAISLSRESYVLADDTKFSEISFAKIADLSESSIVTNELEDELNEQYSSKTMIKVVRT; encoded by the coding sequence GTGTTAACACCTGAAAGACATAAACTAATTTTAGAAATGTTAAAAGAAAAAAGTGTCGTAAAAATTCAAGAACTGGTGGATTTAACGGATACATCAGAGTCTACCATTAGACGAGATTTAACCTTATTAGAACAAGATAAATTTTTAAAGCGTATTCATGGTGGTGCGGCAAGACTTCAAGGGAAATTACAAGAACCGAGCATGAATGAAAAATCAACCAAAAACCTTCATAAGAAGCAGGAGATTGCTCGGTATGCTGCAGAGTTGGTGGAAGAAGGTGATTGTGTTTATCTCGATGCAGGATCTACGGTTATGGAAATGATTCCGTCTTTGCCACTTGAGATTGTAGTTGTCACCAATGGCTTAATGCATATGAACTCTTTATTGGAGAAAGGTATTGAAACGTACTTAGTTGGTGGATATGTGAAACAAAAAACAAAGGCCATTATTGGGAGAGGAGCACTTGCTAGCCTTAAACAATACCGGTTTGATAAATGCTTTATGGGAGTAAACGGAATTCATCATCAATTTGGATATACAACGCCTGATCAAGAGGAGGCGATGATTAAGCAATTGGCAATTTCGTTATCACGTGAATCTTATGTACTTGCAGATGATACAAAATTTTCAGAGATTTCATTTGCGAAGATAGCTGACCTATCGGAGTCTTCGATTGTTACAAACGAATTAGAAGATGAACTGAACGAACAGTATTCGAGTAAAACGATGATAAAGGTGGTGAGGACATGA
- a CDS encoding alpha/beta hydrolase, producing the protein MKVVTPKPFTFKGTNNRAVLLLHGFTGNTADVRMLARFLNDKGYTCHAPQYKGHGVPPEELVHTGPEDWWQDVKNGFEFLKGEGYEEIAVAGLSLGGVFSLKLGYTERIKGIVTMCTPMYLKSEQTMYEGVLEFAQNYKKFEGKSTEQIEEEMKDFKQKPMNTLKALQELIGDVRDHVDMIYTPTFVIQATQDEMINPESANIIYQEVEAEHKQMKWYEDSKHAITLDKERDQVHEDVYDFLQSLDWS; encoded by the coding sequence ATGAAAGTCGTTACACCAAAACCATTCACATTCAAAGGAACTAATAATCGTGCTGTCCTATTACTTCACGGGTTTACAGGAAATACTGCAGACGTAAGAATGCTTGCACGTTTTTTAAATGATAAAGGCTATACATGTCATGCTCCACAATATAAAGGACACGGTGTTCCTCCAGAGGAGCTTGTTCACACGGGTCCAGAGGATTGGTGGCAAGATGTGAAGAATGGATTCGAATTTTTAAAAGGAGAGGGTTATGAAGAAATTGCGGTTGCCGGCCTCTCACTTGGAGGGGTATTTTCTTTAAAATTAGGTTACACTGAACGTATAAAAGGAATTGTGACCATGTGTACTCCGATGTATTTAAAAAGTGAACAAACGATGTATGAAGGTGTTTTAGAATTCGCCCAAAATTATAAAAAGTTTGAAGGGAAAAGCACAGAGCAAATTGAAGAGGAAATGAAGGATTTTAAACAAAAACCTATGAACACATTGAAGGCGCTTCAAGAGCTCATAGGAGACGTGCGTGACCATGTGGATATGATTTATACGCCTACATTTGTTATACAAGCAACTCAAGATGAAATGATTAATCCTGAAAGTGCGAACATTATTTATCAAGAAGTTGAGGCGGAACATAAGCAAATGAAATGGTATGAAGATTCGAAACATGCCATCACGTTAGATAAAGAAAGAGACCAAGTTCATGAAGATGTATATGATTTTCTACAATCTTTAGACTGGTCGTGA
- a CDS encoding helix-turn-helix domain-containing protein — protein sequence MWGISKPRSKLGKWLDKKGLEQRDLAKASKVSPNTITKACNDKDYVPRQDVMKKLLKAVRKIDPNAKMSDFWDM from the coding sequence ATGTGGGGAATTTCGAAACCACGAAGTAAACTCGGGAAATGGTTAGATAAAAAAGGATTAGAACAACGGGATCTAGCGAAGGCGTCTAAAGTAAGCCCGAATACAATTACGAAGGCTTGTAACGATAAAGATTACGTTCCACGTCAAGACGTCATGAAAAAGCTACTTAAAGCCGTTCGGAAAATCGATCCTAACGCGAAGATGAGTGACTTTTGGGATATGTAG
- the pfkB gene encoding 1-phosphofructokinase, whose amino-acid sequence MIYTLTLNPSVDYKVELDCVLLGELNRTKSESKFPGGKGINVSRVLNRLNVKSTALGFVGGFTGEYINDCLKKENIVTNFVRVEQDSRINVKLKSDSETEINGRGPDITNDQFEELKTKIRQLTDEDVLVLAGSIPLTMPATTYELLVKICNENGTRFVVDAEGDLLKNVLPHQPFLIKPNHHELGALFETRVNDIDEIVFYGKRLVERGAENVIVSLADKGAVLVNKNNVIVASIPKGKVISSVGAGDSMVAAFLAIYEETNDIEKAFCYSVAAGSATAFSIDLCTKNQVDQLLKQVHVHSLLEGRD is encoded by the coding sequence ATGATCTATACTTTAACGCTCAATCCATCAGTTGATTATAAGGTGGAACTAGATTGCGTTTTACTTGGTGAACTAAACCGCACAAAATCAGAGTCGAAATTTCCTGGAGGAAAAGGAATTAATGTGTCCCGCGTGCTCAATCGATTGAATGTGAAAAGTACGGCGTTAGGATTTGTCGGTGGTTTTACAGGAGAGTATATCAACGATTGTTTAAAAAAAGAAAACATCGTTACAAACTTTGTTCGAGTTGAACAAGACTCTCGCATTAATGTAAAACTAAAAAGTGATAGTGAAACAGAAATTAATGGAAGAGGACCCGATATAACAAACGATCAATTTGAAGAGCTAAAGACAAAAATACGTCAGCTTACAGATGAAGATGTATTGGTTTTAGCAGGGAGTATCCCTTTAACCATGCCCGCTACCACTTATGAATTGCTTGTGAAAATCTGCAATGAAAATGGTACGCGTTTTGTTGTCGATGCAGAAGGTGATTTGTTAAAGAATGTGCTACCTCATCAACCCTTTTTAATTAAACCAAATCATCATGAATTAGGAGCTCTTTTCGAAACTAGAGTTAATGATATTGATGAGATTGTTTTTTACGGTAAACGTTTAGTAGAAAGAGGAGCGGAAAATGTCATTGTTTCTCTTGCGGACAAGGGGGCTGTTCTTGTTAATAAAAATAACGTGATCGTAGCATCCATTCCAAAAGGAAAGGTCATAAGTTCTGTAGGTGCTGGAGATTCCATGGTTGCCGCCTTTTTAGCTATATATGAAGAAACGAATGATATTGAAAAAGCCTTTTGTTACAGCGTAGCAGCTGGAAGTGCAACGGCATTTTCTATTGACCTTTGTACAAAGAATCAAGTTGATCAGTTGCTGAAACAAGTTCATGTTCATTCTTTATTAGAAGGGAGAGATTAA
- the rnr gene encoding ribonuclease R, producing the protein MKKEVYKPSTVTELEEALHIEEAEEFKELVVTLNEMEEQGLVIRTRSNRYGLPEKMNLIKGKVSAHERGFAFVTPEGAEGMKEDIFIPPTQLNNAMNGDIVMVRLDSTSKGTSKEGTIIRILERGVTEVVGTYSESRNFGFVIPDNKKITNDIFIPKKARNGAIEGHKVVVKVTSYPEGRMSAEGEVVTVLGHKNDPGVDIISIIHKHGLPQQFPVEVLQQANDVPDEISEQELTNRRDLRDEVIVTIDGADAKDLDDAVMVQKLENGHYKLGVHIADVSYYVTEDSPIDQEAFDRATSVYLVDRVIPMIPHRLSNGICSLNPKVNRLTLSCEMEVDQNGQVVHHEIFQSVIKTTERMTYSDVNKILVDKDDELRERYRDLVPMFEEMEDLASILRTKRMDRGAIDFDFKEAKVIVDKQGTPTDVVLRERSVAERLIEEFMLLANETVAEHFHWMDVPFIYRIHEEPNEDKLRRFLEFITNFGYVVKGKGNTIHPRSLQEIVEQVQGQPEEMVISTVMLRSMKQAKYDPESLGHFGLSTQFYTHFTSPIRRYPDLIVHRLIRTYLIEKQLNDKTKAIWEEKMPIIAEQSSNMERRAVDAERETDDLKKAEYMLDKIGQEYDGIISSVTNFGMFVELPNTVEGLVHVSYMTDDYYRYDDRHYAMIGERTGNIYRIGDEITVRVVKVDKEERSVDFEIVGMKGTRRRPTKKEKPHVIRGEKKTDRTKGKQEEPTLSIDEEWSTRPPKKKKKKFYDNVPKQKRKKAKRKKR; encoded by the coding sequence ATGAAAAAGGAAGTGTACAAGCCTTCTACAGTGACGGAATTAGAAGAAGCTTTACATATTGAAGAAGCAGAAGAATTTAAAGAACTCGTCGTTACGTTGAACGAAATGGAAGAACAAGGTTTAGTTATAAGGACAAGAAGTAATCGGTACGGTCTTCCAGAAAAAATGAATTTAATAAAAGGGAAAGTATCTGCTCACGAACGAGGTTTTGCGTTTGTTACACCTGAAGGGGCAGAAGGGATGAAAGAAGATATATTCATTCCTCCTACGCAACTCAACAATGCTATGAATGGTGACATCGTTATGGTTCGACTGGACTCTACTTCCAAAGGTACGAGTAAAGAGGGAACAATCATCCGTATTTTAGAGAGGGGAGTAACGGAAGTTGTCGGTACTTACTCAGAAAGTCGAAACTTTGGCTTTGTCATCCCTGATAATAAAAAAATTACTAATGATATTTTCATTCCGAAAAAAGCGCGTAATGGAGCAATTGAAGGCCATAAAGTTGTCGTTAAAGTAACAAGTTATCCTGAAGGGCGAATGAGTGCAGAAGGAGAAGTTGTAACGGTTTTAGGTCATAAAAATGATCCTGGTGTAGATATCATTTCAATTATTCACAAACACGGATTGCCTCAACAGTTTCCGGTAGAGGTATTGCAACAAGCAAATGATGTTCCAGATGAAATATCAGAACAAGAGTTAACCAATCGACGTGACCTTAGAGATGAAGTCATTGTCACCATAGATGGGGCCGATGCCAAAGATTTAGATGATGCCGTAATGGTTCAAAAACTTGAAAACGGTCATTATAAGCTAGGGGTACATATTGCAGATGTTAGCTATTATGTAACGGAAGACTCTCCTATCGATCAAGAAGCCTTTGATCGGGCAACAAGTGTCTACTTAGTAGACCGAGTGATTCCAATGATCCCTCATCGTCTGTCAAATGGGATTTGCTCTTTAAATCCGAAGGTGAATCGACTCACGTTGTCATGTGAAATGGAAGTAGATCAAAATGGCCAAGTTGTTCATCATGAAATTTTTCAAAGTGTAATTAAAACCACGGAGCGGATGACTTATTCAGATGTGAATAAAATATTAGTAGATAAAGACGATGAGCTCAGAGAACGTTATCGCGACTTAGTACCGATGTTTGAAGAAATGGAGGATCTTGCCTCGATTCTTCGTACGAAACGAATGGATCGTGGAGCGATCGATTTTGATTTTAAAGAGGCGAAAGTGATTGTAGATAAACAAGGAACCCCAACGGATGTTGTTTTGAGAGAACGTTCTGTTGCAGAAAGATTAATCGAAGAGTTTATGTTACTAGCAAATGAAACGGTAGCTGAACATTTCCATTGGATGGATGTGCCGTTTATTTACCGAATTCATGAAGAACCTAATGAAGATAAACTCCGTAGATTTTTAGAGTTTATCACAAACTTCGGTTATGTGGTCAAAGGAAAAGGGAATACCATTCACCCGCGCTCCTTACAAGAAATTGTTGAACAAGTACAAGGTCAGCCAGAAGAAATGGTGATCTCAACGGTGATGTTGCGGTCGATGAAACAAGCAAAATACGACCCAGAAAGCTTAGGTCATTTTGGATTATCAACTCAATTTTACACACACTTTACTTCACCAATTAGAAGATATCCTGACTTAATTGTTCACCGTTTAATACGAACTTATTTAATTGAAAAACAACTAAATGACAAGACAAAAGCGATTTGGGAAGAAAAAATGCCTATTATTGCTGAACAGTCGTCCAACATGGAAAGACGTGCGGTTGATGCAGAGCGAGAGACAGACGATTTAAAAAAAGCAGAATATATGTTAGATAAGATCGGTCAAGAATATGATGGCATTATTAGTTCGGTGACGAATTTCGGCATGTTTGTTGAACTCCCAAATACGGTTGAAGGATTAGTCCATGTAAGTTATATGACTGATGATTATTACCGTTATGATGATCGTCATTACGCGATGATCGGTGAAAGAACAGGAAATATTTATCGAATAGGTGATGAAATTACTGTCCGTGTCGTGAAAGTAGATAAAGAAGAGCGTTCGGTTGATTTTGAAATTGTCGGTATGAAAGGAACGAGAAGAAGACCGACGAAAAAGGAAAAACCTCATGTCATTCGAGGAGAGAAAAAAACAGATCGAACAAAAGGAAAACAAGAAGAGCCGACACTTTCAATTGATGAAGAGTGGTCGACAAGACCTCCGAAGAAGAAAAAGAAGAAGTTTTACGATAATGTTCCAAAGCAAAAACGAAAAAAAGCCAAAAGAAAGAAACGATAA
- a CDS encoding fructose-specific PTS transporter subunit EIIC: MMAFDLGGPVNKAAYVFGTGLLANGVYEPMAAIMAAGMVPPLGIALATTVFKNKFSKQDRDAGKVNYIMGASFITEGAIPFAAADPIRVIPSLMAGSALAGALSMMFGIGLRAPHGGLFVAPLVEGSWILYLLAIVSGAILSAILLGLLKKPVES; the protein is encoded by the coding sequence ATGATGGCGTTTGATTTAGGTGGACCAGTCAATAAAGCGGCCTACGTTTTTGGAACAGGATTACTAGCAAATGGAGTGTATGAGCCAATGGCCGCTATCATGGCAGCAGGTATGGTTCCTCCTTTAGGAATCGCTTTAGCCACTACCGTTTTCAAAAATAAATTTTCAAAACAAGATCGTGATGCAGGAAAAGTGAATTATATTATGGGAGCCTCTTTCATCACAGAAGGAGCCATTCCATTCGCGGCTGCAGACCCTATTCGTGTCATTCCATCCTTGATGGCAGGATCTGCTTTAGCAGGAGCGTTGTCGATGATGTTTGGAATTGGTCTTCGTGCTCCGCATGGTGGACTATTCGTTGCCCCATTAGTAGAAGGCAGCTGGATCCTGTATTTATTAGCCATTGTCTCTGGTGCAATCCTATCAGCTATTCTCCTAGGTTTATTGAAAAAACCAGTGGAGTCGTGA
- a CDS encoding transposase has protein sequence MYCFASKKANQWSLKTYDFLCTDIQLSTKKILDYYSKRWSIETYFKQIKGSLGFDGYQIRSEKAILRYWTILNFTYIFASLLKGTKFCEALHEIRNQKFGSIIRFVYDQATQGEELEKIKKELLVA, from the coding sequence TTGTATTGCTTTGCTTCAAAGAAGGCGAACCAATGGAGCCTAAAAACGTATGACTTCCTATGTACAGATATACAGCTATCCACAAAGAAAATCTTAGACTACTACTCCAAACGATGGTCAATTGAAACGTATTTTAAACAAATAAAAGGATCGTTAGGTTTTGATGGATATCAGATTCGCAGTGAAAAAGCGATCTTGAGATATTGGACAATTTTAAACTTCACCTATATTTTCGCAAGCCTTTTAAAAGGCACAAAATTTTGCGAAGCTCTCCATGAAATCAGGAATCAAAAGTTTGGTAGCATCATTAGGTTTGTATATGATCAAGCAACTCAAGGAGAAGAACTTGAAAAGATTAAAAAAGAGCTTTTAGTTGCCTAG
- a CDS encoding fructose PTS transporter subunit IIA → MRITELLTKETIHLSIKGQEKRPVIDELVEVLNRSGKLSNPTEFKKEILNREDQGTTGIGDGIAIPHAKTRAVKQPAIAFGRSVEGVDYESLDGQPSHLFFMIAAPEGGNSTHLEALARLSTILMNEEVRKLLLEANTESDVLNIIDRYDQEDEQEEQSMSGDKKFIVAVTACPTGIAHTYMSADSLKAKATEMGVDIKVETNGSGGAKNVLTQQEIESAVAVIVAADTKVEMGRFNGKHVIEVPVADGIHKSGELIDKALNQDVPIYQGENDSRQEGTSNAGKRGIGSTIYKHLMNGVSNMLPFIVGGGILIAISFLFGYNAFDPNDPSYHPLAEALMTIGGRKCLWINRPCISGIHCDEYCGSPRLCSWYGRGNDGCQR, encoded by the coding sequence ATGAGAATCACGGAGTTGTTAACAAAAGAAACCATTCATCTCTCAATAAAGGGTCAAGAAAAAAGGCCAGTAATTGACGAATTAGTTGAGGTGTTAAACAGATCAGGTAAGCTTTCGAACCCAACTGAGTTTAAAAAAGAAATCTTAAATAGAGAAGATCAAGGGACGACGGGAATAGGTGATGGGATTGCAATCCCTCATGCTAAAACAAGAGCAGTGAAACAACCTGCAATTGCGTTTGGAAGGTCTGTTGAAGGTGTAGACTATGAATCACTTGACGGTCAGCCCTCCCACTTGTTTTTTATGATTGCTGCACCAGAAGGAGGAAATAGCACTCATTTAGAAGCACTTGCTCGTCTATCTACTATATTAATGAATGAAGAAGTTCGTAAGCTATTATTAGAAGCTAATACTGAAAGCGACGTATTAAACATCATTGACCGTTATGATCAAGAGGACGAACAAGAAGAACAATCGATGAGTGGAGACAAAAAGTTTATTGTCGCCGTTACAGCCTGTCCAACAGGGATTGCTCACACTTATATGTCAGCCGATTCACTGAAAGCAAAGGCAACTGAAATGGGGGTTGATATAAAAGTTGAAACAAATGGTTCAGGTGGAGCGAAAAACGTGCTTACACAGCAGGAAATTGAAAGCGCTGTTGCTGTAATCGTTGCAGCAGATACAAAGGTTGAGATGGGCCGTTTCAACGGCAAACACGTGATTGAAGTACCAGTAGCAGACGGGATTCATAAATCAGGGGAATTAATTGATAAGGCCCTCAATCAAGACGTCCCAATTTATCAAGGGGAGAACGACTCTAGACAAGAAGGGACAAGCAATGCAGGCAAGCGAGGAATTGGCTCAACGATTTATAAGCATTTGATGAACGGTGTTTCGAACATGCTCCCATTTATCGTTGGTGGAGGAATCTTAATCGCCATTTCCTTCTTATTTGGATACAATGCTTTTGATCCAAACGATCCTTCTTATCATCCACTTGCGGAAGCGTTAATGACGATTGGGGGGAGGAAATGCCTTTGGATTAATCGTCCCTGTATTAGCGGGATTCATTGCGATGAGTATTGCGGATCGCCCAGGCTTTGCTCCTGGTATGGTAGGGGGAATGATGGCTGCCAACGGTGA
- a CDS encoding DUF418 domain-containing protein, whose product MKKPTERIIGYDIARSLAILGMVIVNYKISMNAEGNGPEWLIYWTSLLEGRASAIFVILAGVGISLMTQRVRLSENNSQKYRLTIWKRSLFLFVLGMSLYLMQWSADILHYYAFYMVIASFFIKASSKKIIITALSIVFTAQLLQLLLDYEYGWNATFSQYEMFWTFKGFFSNLFFNGYHPIFPWVAFLLIGMWLGRLDFQNHQLQKKGLIVSFIIFIVVEAASFIFIKLSTPSVGMEIAYYLFDTKPMPPTMLYIISSSCTSIIVIILCIQLSEKFKKTVIVQSLVYTGQLALTLYVGHFLALVFLFVFSGLTNYTLKFAIVFSFVFFLLSIISSVWWRKRFKRGPIEFLMRKVSE is encoded by the coding sequence ATGAAAAAACCAACAGAAAGAATTATAGGTTATGATATAGCTAGGTCTCTTGCAATACTTGGAATGGTGATTGTTAATTATAAAATATCGATGAATGCAGAAGGAAATGGTCCAGAATGGTTGATCTATTGGACCAGTTTACTTGAAGGTAGAGCATCAGCTATCTTTGTTATTCTTGCCGGTGTAGGAATTTCGTTAATGACACAAAGAGTTCGACTTAGTGAAAACAACTCCCAAAAATATCGTCTTACTATTTGGAAACGATCATTATTTTTATTCGTTTTGGGTATGAGCCTATATCTTATGCAATGGAGTGCAGATATTCTACATTATTATGCCTTCTATATGGTGATTGCTTCATTTTTTATAAAAGCTTCCTCCAAAAAAATAATCATAACAGCTCTCTCCATTGTTTTTACTGCTCAGTTACTTCAGCTCCTACTAGATTATGAATATGGATGGAATGCAACGTTTAGTCAATATGAAATGTTTTGGACATTCAAAGGATTTTTTTCAAACCTTTTCTTTAATGGATATCACCCCATTTTTCCATGGGTAGCATTCCTCTTAATTGGTATGTGGCTAGGGAGATTAGACTTTCAAAATCATCAGCTCCAAAAGAAAGGATTGATTGTTTCATTCATCATTTTTATAGTTGTTGAAGCGGCTTCATTCATTTTCATTAAACTATCTACACCAAGTGTAGGAATGGAGATTGCCTACTATCTGTTTGACACTAAACCAATGCCCCCCACAATGCTCTATATTATATCCAGCTCATGCACCTCTATCATAGTAATCATTTTATGTATACAACTATCAGAAAAATTTAAAAAAACAGTAATCGTTCAATCCCTTGTCTACACAGGACAACTTGCTCTTACTCTCTATGTCGGACATTTTCTAGCTTTAGTTTTCTTATTTGTTTTTAGTGGTTTAACCAATTATACCTTGAAATTCGCTATAGTATTTTCCTTCGTATTCTTTCTTTTATCAATTATCTCGTCGGTGTGGTGGAGAAAGCGGTTTAAGAGAGGACCTATTGAATTTTTGATGAGAAAGGTGAGTGAATAA
- a CDS encoding transposase → MTRLSHQEKIHNILEEWRLPLYFSKPSMNHLVSMIDGMLSFGFTGKISQIHALSFCKKHRTTLSYFLNKGAWDETYLNQITKQKTAQTIHKNARKQKEPVFLLFDDTIGQKTKPSSQAQSPIESCQYHFCHKEGKPVYGHQVVGMMMQSGDLAYPYDFALYNQSKEKSKIQMAVDMIDSYVKRTVSTYILCDSWYTSKRIIEAGLGKGIHTIGALRSNRIFFQRRAKTNQTVCSRYFNGRNRPCDRW, encoded by the coding sequence ATGACTAGATTATCACATCAAGAAAAAATCCACAATATTTTAGAGGAATGGCGTTTACCACTTTATTTTTCCAAGCCGTCTATGAACCATCTTGTTTCTATGATTGATGGGATGCTGAGTTTCGGTTTCACAGGAAAGATATCGCAAATTCATGCGCTAAGCTTTTGTAAAAAACATCGTACAACATTAAGCTATTTTTTAAATAAAGGTGCTTGGGACGAAACCTATTTAAATCAAATTACAAAACAAAAAACCGCCCAAACCATTCACAAAAACGCAAGAAAACAAAAGGAACCTGTATTCCTTCTCTTTGATGACACCATCGGACAAAAGACCAAACCTTCGTCACAGGCTCAGTCTCCTATTGAATCTTGTCAGTACCATTTTTGTCACAAAGAAGGAAAACCTGTTTACGGACATCAAGTCGTTGGAATGATGATGCAAAGCGGGGATTTAGCGTATCCCTATGATTTCGCCCTATATAACCAATCGAAAGAAAAGAGTAAAATTCAAATGGCCGTTGATATGATTGACTCTTATGTAAAGCGAACTGTATCAACCTATATCCTTTGTGATAGTTGGTATACCTCTAAACGTATCATTGAAGCTGGACTAGGGAAAGGAATTCATACGATAGGAGCTCTTAGAAGCAATCGCATCTTTTTCCAAAGGCGAGCGAAAACAAATCAAACAGTTTGTTCCCGATATTTCAATGGAAGAAACCGACCTTGTGACCGTTGGTGA